The following proteins come from a genomic window of Methanosarcina sp. MTP4:
- a CDS encoding ATP-binding protein, protein MIRKFVNRKEELARLEQEYGSEPFSFTVVYGRRRVGKTELISHFLKDRPHIYFLADRRGTEANLARFRKRAAEVFGDYEPKLDTFDEVFGYIKAKWEQGSDWKIVREKAGESREKQGKTGKEGTGERREKREKLVIAIDEFSYLAQEDESIPSVFQLIVDEILKNGPFHLVLCGSSVSMMEKSVLAYSSPLYGRRTSQLKIEPIRFRHLPGFFPEMPPEELVQAYGAAGGVPFYLRFFDPALSFRENLETAFFSKEAVLYAEGEFLLKEELRDPSTFMNILSAIASGATRPTEIADRSFLEAKDLPYYLDVLMKLGFVRKEHPAADKPTTKKTIYRIDDPFLRFWFRFVLAHRDELEINDRAPALEDLAGNYPGFLGETFEQISREFLLALNTAGKLPFRFKKIGRQWGKIPKAPKGKNDYEIDLCALNPETRELLFCECKWQDRPVGANVYYALKEKAGHVQWLPDRKAYFAIISKKGFTEELREVAEKEGVLLLTLRDYFEMV, encoded by the coding sequence ATGATCCGAAAATTTGTCAACCGCAAAGAGGAACTGGCCCGGCTGGAGCAGGAGTATGGTTCCGAGCCCTTTTCTTTTACTGTAGTCTACGGGAGGCGCAGGGTGGGAAAAACCGAGCTCATCAGCCACTTCCTGAAGGACAGGCCGCATATCTACTTCCTGGCTGACAGGAGAGGGACGGAGGCGAACCTCGCCAGGTTCCGGAAAAGGGCGGCAGAGGTTTTCGGGGACTACGAGCCGAAACTCGATACATTTGACGAAGTATTCGGGTACATAAAGGCAAAATGGGAACAGGGGTCCGACTGGAAAATTGTAAGGGAAAAAGCAGGGGAGAGCCGGGAAAAGCAGGGGAAAACGGGAAAAGAGGGAACAGGAGAAAGGAGGGAAAAAAGGGAGAAGCTGGTAATCGCCATCGACGAGTTTTCCTACCTTGCCCAAGAGGACGAGTCCATTCCATCCGTCTTCCAGCTAATCGTTGACGAGATACTGAAAAACGGTCCCTTCCACCTGGTCCTCTGCGGCTCTTCGGTTTCGATGATGGAAAAAAGCGTGCTCGCCTATTCGAGCCCCCTTTACGGCAGGAGGACTTCCCAGCTGAAAATAGAGCCCATCCGCTTCCGCCACCTCCCGGGCTTTTTCCCAGAAATGCCCCCCGAAGAGCTTGTGCAGGCCTATGGGGCGGCAGGAGGCGTGCCCTTTTACCTGCGCTTCTTCGACCCGGCCCTTTCGTTCAGGGAGAACCTGGAAACAGCCTTCTTTTCAAAAGAAGCCGTCCTCTATGCCGAGGGGGAGTTCCTGCTAAAAGAAGAGCTCCGGGACCCCTCGACCTTCATGAACATCCTCTCCGCAATCGCCAGCGGGGCGACCCGCCCAACCGAGATCGCGGATCGCTCCTTCCTGGAAGCAAAAGACCTCCCCTATTACCTGGACGTCCTGATGAAACTGGGCTTTGTCAGGAAAGAGCACCCTGCAGCCGACAAACCCACGACAAAGAAGACCATCTACCGGATAGACGACCCCTTCCTGCGCTTCTGGTTCCGCTTCGTTCTCGCCCACAGGGACGAACTCGAAATAAACGACAGGGCTCCGGCCCTTGAGGACCTTGCCGGAAACTACCCCGGCTTCCTGGGCGAGACCTTCGAGCAAATCTCCAGGGAATTCCTCCTGGCCCTAAACACCGCCGGGAAACTCCCCTTCCGCTTCAAGAAAATAGGCCGCCAGTGGGGCAAGATCCCGAAAGCCCCGAAAGGCAAAAACGACTACGAAATCGACCTCTGCGCCCTCAACCCCGAGACCCGTGAGCTGCTCTTCTGCGAGTGCAAATGGCAGGACCGCCCCGTGGGCGCCAACGTATATTATGCCCTGAAGGAGAAAGCGGGGCACGTGCAGTGGCTCCCCGACAGGAAAGCCTATTTCGCAATTATCAGCAAGAAAGGGTTTACGGAGGAGCTGCGGGAGGTGGCAGAGAAAGAAGGCGTCCTGCTGCTGACGCTGAGGGATTACTTCGAGATGGTTTGA
- a CDS encoding winged helix-turn-helix domain-containing protein, with the protein MRKSLVDLVLRSEKRRNLLLFIKEEPRSIEEIKESFSLPAISILPHLKQLKEGKLVVRRIWPNDKVWKYELTPVGEAIVENMEALLDTLETLENNSDYWTLRNLEGIPPVLRGRIGELKYSKLMKPDLNHMFELNPEFVESLLQSERVLGCASYFHPSFTGLYLDLAKKGADVCFMLTDPVFERFKADFREEMCSLLGFENVSIFVFPEDSKVAGLTVTDRFFLLALFPEGEFFDNECLICSEPAAMEWGKELFFHLQKQATEVLEI; encoded by the coding sequence GTGAGAAAAAGCCTTGTTGATCTGGTACTTCGGTCTGAAAAACGTCGGAATCTTCTCCTCTTTATCAAAGAAGAGCCCAGGAGTATTGAAGAGATCAAAGAATCCTTTTCCTTACCTGCCATTTCTATCCTGCCCCACCTTAAACAGTTAAAGGAAGGCAAACTGGTAGTTCGAAGAATATGGCCTAACGATAAGGTCTGGAAATATGAACTTACTCCGGTCGGTGAGGCGATTGTTGAAAATATGGAGGCTCTACTGGACACTCTGGAAACCCTGGAGAATAATTCGGATTACTGGACTCTGCGGAACCTCGAAGGAATCCCTCCTGTTCTCAGGGGGAGGATCGGAGAACTGAAATATAGCAAACTTATGAAGCCCGACCTCAACCACATGTTCGAGCTTAATCCGGAATTTGTGGAAAGCCTCCTCCAATCGGAGCGTGTGCTCGGATGTGCTTCTTACTTTCATCCCTCATTTACAGGCCTCTATCTTGACCTTGCAAAAAAGGGTGCAGATGTTTGTTTTATGTTGACTGACCCCGTGTTCGAAAGGTTCAAAGCCGATTTCAGGGAAGAAATGTGCAGCTTACTGGGGTTTGAAAATGTAAGTATTTTCGTTTTTCCGGAAGATTCTAAGGTCGCAGGCCTCACAGTAACGGACAGGTTCTTCCTACTCGCCCTTTTTCCGGAAGGAGAGTTCTTCGACAATGAATGTCTGATCTGCTCCGAACCAGCGGCGATGGAATGGGGCAAAGAGCTCTTCTTTCACCTCCAAAAACAGGCTACCGAAGTACTTGAAATTTGA
- a CDS encoding DUF3784 domain-containing protein: protein MKSTAEPLIYLGIFFVALGFLVWHFKLAGLLTAYDPKKIRDKAGFAKWGGSNIMLLGLLLLLIQLLVGYVPDLEAWIGKLILLVSIGVLFRMYRGFEKFEKK, encoded by the coding sequence GTGAAAAGTACGGCAGAACCTCTTATTTACCTCGGCATATTCTTCGTTGCACTCGGCTTTCTGGTCTGGCACTTCAAGCTTGCAGGGCTGCTCACGGCTTACGACCCGAAAAAGATCAGGGACAAAGCAGGGTTTGCAAAATGGGGCGGCTCGAACATTATGCTTCTGGGGCTATTGCTCCTGCTTATTCAGCTCCTGGTAGGGTATGTGCCCGACCTGGAAGCCTGGATAGGAAAACTGATTCTCCTGGTATCGATAGGCGTGCTTTTCAGGATGTACCGGGGCTTTGAAAAGTTCGAGAAAAAATAA
- a CDS encoding IS1182 family transposase: MFKKYDQKQQFLLPLSLEEFVPENHIARVLNDLIDLVDISDIESTYSEEGCPAYHPRFLLKILLYGYLINIRSSRKIEQMTQTDTAFMYLAAMQKPDFRTICRFRSTHLDSIKEIFSQVVTFCKEMDMIGSSISIDGTKVKANASPRQSKSSDALKKEIDKILKESIEIDKQEDEIYGDSTPYQVPEELVNKQKRVEKIKAAMKKIDEEKLKKVNITDNDAKIMKHKDGSKKPSYNCQVAVDEKEQIIVASDVVDEENDLHQVVPMIENVKETLGYKPTIVLADAGYFSYDNVKFLLDQEIDAYIPDNFYEVEKRGKTKKFRKSLFKYDPEKDCYYCPAAFEIPFTRIQKRNDEPDLRYYVCKYCSLCVLKNACTESENRTISRDPREYLMENMRAKLNTEEGTEQYQKRMCTVEPVFGQMKQDRGFREFLLRGKRKTKIEFLMMCTVHNIKKIADFMKREGKSLKEILNMITGRGNECRNKGGITARKASMVR; the protein is encoded by the coding sequence ATGTTCAAAAAGTACGATCAAAAGCAGCAATTTTTACTTCCATTAAGCCTGGAAGAGTTTGTTCCTGAAAACCATATTGCCAGAGTGTTAAACGACCTCATAGATCTCGTTGATATCAGTGATATTGAGTCCACTTACTCTGAGGAAGGTTGTCCTGCCTATCACCCAAGATTTCTTTTAAAAATCTTACTCTACGGGTACCTTATAAACATTAGAAGTTCACGCAAGATAGAGCAAATGACACAAACTGATACTGCTTTTATGTACCTTGCAGCTATGCAAAAACCTGATTTCCGCACTATTTGTCGATTCCGTTCAACTCATCTTGACTCTATTAAAGAAATATTTTCACAGGTTGTCACGTTTTGTAAGGAAATGGATATGATTGGTTCCAGTATTTCGATCGATGGAACAAAGGTTAAGGCAAACGCTTCACCAAGACAAAGTAAAAGTTCCGACGCTCTCAAAAAAGAGATCGATAAGATACTCAAAGAAAGCATTGAGATCGATAAACAGGAAGACGAAATTTATGGTGATTCGACACCGTACCAGGTGCCAGAAGAACTGGTTAACAAGCAGAAAAGAGTAGAGAAAATCAAAGCTGCTATGAAAAAAATTGACGAAGAAAAGTTAAAAAAAGTAAACATCACAGACAACGATGCTAAAATTATGAAGCATAAAGATGGAAGCAAGAAACCTTCCTATAATTGTCAGGTTGCTGTTGATGAAAAGGAACAAATAATCGTTGCATCAGACGTTGTCGATGAAGAAAATGACTTGCATCAAGTTGTACCAATGATAGAAAATGTAAAGGAAACACTGGGATACAAGCCGACAATAGTGCTGGCAGATGCAGGTTATTTTTCATATGATAATGTGAAATTTTTACTCGATCAAGAAATTGATGCTTATATTCCTGATAACTTTTATGAAGTAGAGAAAAGGGGAAAAACAAAGAAGTTCAGAAAATCTCTCTTTAAATATGATCCGGAAAAGGACTGTTATTATTGCCCTGCTGCTTTTGAAATCCCATTTACAAGAATCCAAAAAAGGAATGATGAGCCAGATTTACGGTATTATGTCTGCAAGTATTGTTCTTTGTGTGTGTTAAAAAATGCATGTACTGAGAGTGAAAACAGGACAATATCAAGAGATCCAAGGGAGTACCTCATGGAGAATATGAGGGCTAAACTGAATACAGAAGAAGGAACGGAACAGTATCAGAAAAGAATGTGTACTGTAGAACCTGTGTTTGGCCAGATGAAACAGGATAGAGGATTCAGGGAATTTCTTTTGAGAGGGAAAAGGAAGACAAAAATTGAGTTTCTTATGATGTGTACTGTACACAACATAAAGAAAATAGCAGATTTCATGAAAAGAGAAGGAAAAAGCCTGAAGGAAATACTGAATATGATAACCGGGAGAGGAAATGAATGTAGGAATAAAGGGGGAATTACTGCAAGAAAGGCAAGTATGGTACGTTGA
- a CDS encoding DUF3784 domain-containing protein, giving the protein MEPLILIRLIYGTFFILLGLVFWRLKPVNILAGYDEKKVLDKEGLAKWISGNLLLTGVLIILNASLDITGSSTVEKSVLLDFLIIFAMAVLTALGTGRYEKK; this is encoded by the coding sequence ATGGAACCCCTGATCCTTATCCGCCTGATTTACGGGACATTCTTCATTTTGCTGGGGCTTGTATTCTGGCGCCTGAAGCCGGTAAATATCCTCGCAGGATATGATGAAAAGAAAGTTCTGGATAAGGAAGGCCTTGCAAAATGGATAAGCGGAAACCTTCTTTTGACAGGCGTACTCATCATTCTTAACGCCAGCTTAGACATTACAGGGTCCAGTACTGTCGAAAAATCGGTTCTTTTAGACTTCCTTATCATCTTTGCAATGGCTGTCCTGACGGCCCTCGGAACCGGCAGGTATGAGAAAAAATGA
- a CDS encoding TrkA family potassium uptake protein, with the protein MRLIIVGASALGTHLARGQIRQGHEVVLIERDEELARDLAEELDCTVINAEGTRPDILEKAGIEAADAVVACTNHDQDNILIGLIAREAGIEKTIIKTDDEKFTQVAKKLGFTYLINPPHISSTIITDALRDVDTIQLSNLVRADVRFISFLAGERHKGKRIHELPIPEKTEFIGLYRKKDFILASENPKLEEGDELIIITRSEHVNRIYEKLQEM; encoded by the coding sequence ATGAGACTGATTATTGTGGGGGCAAGTGCCCTGGGGACGCACCTTGCACGCGGCCAGATCAGGCAGGGACATGAAGTGGTCCTTATCGAAAGGGACGAAGAACTCGCAAGAGACCTGGCGGAAGAACTCGACTGCACAGTGATAAATGCCGAAGGGACCCGCCCGGACATCCTGGAAAAGGCAGGAATTGAGGCGGCAGACGCGGTTGTAGCCTGCACTAACCACGACCAGGACAACATCCTCATAGGGCTTATTGCCCGGGAAGCCGGGATAGAAAAAACCATCATCAAGACTGACGACGAAAAGTTCACGCAGGTCGCAAAGAAACTCGGGTTCACCTACCTTATCAACCCCCCGCACATTTCCTCCACCATCATCACTGACGCCCTCCGTGACGTGGACACCATCCAGCTCAGCAACCTGGTCCGGGCCGATGTCCGCTTTATCAGCTTCCTGGCAGGAGAACGGCATAAAGGGAAAAGAATCCACGAACTCCCAATCCCGGAAAAAACCGAATTCATCGGCCTTTACAGGAAAAAAGACTTTATCCTGGCTTCGGAAAACCCAAAGCTGGAAGAAGGAGACGAGCTAATCATAATAACGCGCTCGGAACACGTTAACCGGATCTACGAAAAGCTTCAGGAAATGTGA
- a CDS encoding TrkH family potassium uptake protein, whose product MYELVSPVNPVAVLRYTGHLLLVFAGVLLVPMFAALVLGETDAVSIYGVTVLISAVIGIGLYKALPDYELEVKEAVILAAITFPLCSFVSAVPMALSAGMPFLDAYFECVSGLTTTGLSLAPASPTRLFFFTRSWLQWVGGIGIIVLVLGVLIRPGTTAFRLYRVNFGESRIRPSVVATARALGAVYLGLTLLSLLLLLFSGMPFYDALCHTLSAISTGGFSTRPESIGAYGGILIPFLITISCFMGAISFSLYPEILRDRKTLTRDSQVRYMFWLALLGTPVFAFALSGGSVGLELLRMLPDAAFQTASALTGTGFSTIDLAPVSDASKGFLSTFMCIGGSIGSTTGGIKLFRLIVIVQLVRLVFYRFFLPREAVTPLKVGAQVVDSEEIYRIMTYVLLYSGVLVFSAFIFMLYGIDSGDAIFETSSALATAGLSVGVTNPAMPGLLKLVLCADMLLGRVEVIPLCILLLPRTWLESRR is encoded by the coding sequence ATGTACGAACTCGTCTCCCCTGTAAATCCGGTCGCAGTCCTCAGGTATACGGGGCATCTCCTGCTGGTTTTTGCAGGGGTCTTGCTTGTACCTATGTTCGCCGCCCTGGTACTCGGAGAGACGGACGCGGTTTCCATTTACGGGGTAACCGTCCTCATAAGCGCGGTTATAGGCATAGGGCTCTACAAAGCGCTCCCGGACTATGAACTGGAAGTAAAAGAGGCAGTCATCCTTGCAGCCATCACCTTTCCCCTCTGTTCTTTCGTAAGCGCGGTTCCCATGGCTTTGTCTGCCGGGATGCCTTTCCTGGACGCCTACTTCGAATGCGTCTCCGGGCTTACCACGACAGGCCTTAGCCTGGCCCCGGCTTCCCCGACAAGGCTCTTTTTCTTCACACGCTCCTGGCTGCAGTGGGTGGGCGGGATAGGGATCATCGTGCTCGTACTCGGAGTCCTTATCCGACCCGGGACCACGGCTTTCCGGCTCTACAGAGTAAACTTCGGGGAAAGCCGGATCCGGCCGAGCGTCGTTGCAACAGCCAGGGCTCTTGGGGCGGTCTACCTGGGCCTGACCCTGCTCTCCCTCCTGCTCCTGCTCTTTTCCGGGATGCCTTTTTATGACGCCCTCTGCCACACCCTGAGCGCCATTTCCACAGGCGGTTTTTCCACAAGGCCCGAGAGCATCGGGGCGTACGGAGGTATTCTCATTCCTTTCCTGATTACTATCTCCTGCTTCATGGGGGCAATCAGCTTCTCCCTGTACCCCGAAATCCTCAGGGACCGGAAGACTCTCACGAGAGACTCCCAGGTCAGGTATATGTTCTGGCTTGCCCTGCTGGGGACCCCTGTCTTCGCTTTCGCCCTCTCCGGAGGCAGCGTGGGACTCGAGCTCCTCAGGATGCTGCCGGACGCCGCTTTCCAGACAGCCTCGGCCCTCACAGGCACGGGATTTTCTACCATAGACCTTGCCCCCGTTTCCGATGCATCAAAAGGCTTCCTCAGCACCTTCATGTGCATAGGGGGCAGCATCGGCTCAACCACGGGAGGGATTAAACTTTTCCGGCTGATCGTAATCGTGCAGCTGGTCAGGCTGGTCTTCTACCGCTTTTTCCTCCCCCGGGAAGCGGTTACCCCCCTGAAAGTGGGGGCGCAGGTAGTTGATTCCGAAGAGATTTACCGCATCATGACCTATGTGCTGCTCTATTCGGGGGTCCTGGTCTTTTCGGCCTTTATTTTCATGCTTTACGGCATCGATTCGGGAGACGCCATCTTCGAAACCTCAAGCGCCCTTGCAACTGCAGGCCTGTCCGTGGGGGTTACGAACCCGGCAATGCCTGGCCTGCTCAAACTCGTGCTCTGTGCGGACATGCTGCTCGGAAGGGTAGAAGTAATCCCGCTCTGCATCCTGCTTTTACCCCGCACCTGGCTGGAGAGCAGGCGCTAA
- a CDS encoding SLC13 family permease: MNSGLTPDILLVLLVLAGTIVLFVGEFFRVDVTAGLVMLTLAWTGLVSPKEAFSGFGSNAVMSIIGVMILGRGIDRTGLMNRVSRKILSLAGSSERRLLGVICTVVGLISAFMQNIGSVALFLPAVLRISRAAKLPASRLLMPMGFAGILGGTLTMVGSGPLIILNDLLRQGGQEPFGLFSVTPIGLALLFSGIAYFLLFGKYVLPSKTPEEEKAGGRSSQQRLIETWQLPSAISCFRVPDGSPLSGMTREESGLWRDYGLHLLALLEGDELSYAPWRYTRFASGQVLALLGEKEDIGRFASANGLEPVERSLLCTELSGEGAAGFAEIIIRPRASISGKTLKQIALRKHFGVDPILLLSGVEEVREDFSDQVLQAGATVIVYGPWNAVRALGETPDFVLLTPVEEEKAREGKVGIASLCFLGAIGLAISGFTLSLSLLSGALAMVLFRVLSIEEAYRAVDWRTVLLLAGLIPLGIAMDSSGAAAFVAGELMKVVTGSHPLLILFSIAVLTTLFSLFMSNVAATVLLVPLVLIIGESTGLSPGALALLVAVSASNSFVLPTHQVNALLIGQGGYHNTDYIKAGGVMTLIFLLIAVGMVYFYL, translated from the coding sequence ATGAATTCTGGCCTGACACCTGATATCCTGCTTGTGCTGCTGGTCCTTGCCGGCACAATCGTTCTCTTCGTGGGGGAGTTTTTCAGGGTGGATGTGACCGCGGGCCTGGTCATGTTGACCCTTGCCTGGACAGGCCTGGTAAGCCCCAAAGAGGCTTTTTCAGGCTTCGGGAGCAATGCCGTTATGTCCATTATCGGGGTGATGATCCTGGGCAGGGGAATTGACAGGACCGGGCTCATGAACCGGGTGAGCCGAAAGATCCTTTCCCTTGCTGGTTCCAGCGAAAGGAGGCTTCTGGGGGTGATCTGCACGGTTGTAGGCCTGATTTCGGCTTTCATGCAGAACATCGGTTCTGTTGCCCTTTTTTTGCCCGCGGTCCTCCGGATTTCCAGGGCTGCAAAACTCCCGGCTTCCCGGCTCCTCATGCCCATGGGCTTTGCGGGGATCCTGGGAGGCACCCTTACCATGGTGGGTTCCGGGCCCCTGATCATCTTGAACGACCTCCTCCGGCAGGGCGGACAGGAACCTTTCGGGCTCTTCAGCGTAACCCCAATAGGGCTTGCCCTGCTCTTTTCCGGGATCGCATATTTCCTGCTTTTCGGGAAATACGTGCTCCCTTCAAAAACCCCCGAAGAGGAAAAAGCAGGGGGAAGAAGCTCCCAGCAGCGCCTGATAGAGACCTGGCAGCTCCCTTCCGCAATTTCCTGTTTCAGGGTCCCTGACGGATCCCCTCTTTCCGGAATGACCCGGGAAGAGTCCGGGCTCTGGCGGGACTACGGGCTGCACTTGCTTGCCCTTCTTGAGGGGGATGAACTTTCCTATGCCCCCTGGCGCTACACCCGCTTCGCTTCGGGGCAGGTCCTGGCTCTTCTCGGGGAAAAGGAGGATATCGGACGCTTTGCTTCGGCGAACGGGCTTGAGCCTGTGGAGCGGTCCCTGCTCTGCACCGAACTGTCGGGGGAAGGGGCTGCCGGGTTTGCCGAAATTATAATCCGGCCCAGGGCCTCCATTTCCGGAAAGACCCTCAAGCAGATTGCTCTGCGCAAGCACTTCGGGGTAGACCCGATCCTGCTCCTGAGCGGGGTAGAGGAAGTCCGGGAGGATTTCTCCGACCAGGTCCTGCAGGCTGGGGCTACGGTGATCGTCTATGGGCCCTGGAACGCGGTGAGGGCCCTGGGAGAAACTCCGGACTTCGTACTCCTGACCCCCGTGGAAGAAGAAAAAGCAAGGGAGGGAAAAGTCGGGATTGCTTCCCTCTGCTTCCTCGGGGCAATAGGCCTTGCTATCTCGGGCTTTACCCTTTCCCTGAGCCTGCTTTCGGGAGCCCTGGCAATGGTCCTCTTCCGGGTGCTCTCCATTGAGGAAGCATACAGGGCGGTGGACTGGAGGACGGTCCTCCTGCTGGCAGGGCTGATCCCTCTCGGCATTGCCATGGACAGCAGCGGGGCTGCAGCCTTTGTTGCGGGGGAGCTGATGAAGGTAGTTACGGGGAGCCATCCCCTGCTCATCCTTTTTTCCATTGCAGTCCTTACAACCCTTTTTTCCCTCTTCATGTCCAACGTGGCCGCAACAGTGCTCCTGGTCCCCCTGGTCCTGATCATAGGGGAATCTACGGGTCTGTCCCCGGGAGCCCTTGCTCTGCTTGTGGCGGTTTCGGCTTCAAATTCCTTTGTGCTCCCCACGCATCAGGTCAATGCCCTCCTAATCGGGCAGGGGGGGTACCATAATACGGACTACATAAAGGCAGGGGGGGTAATGACACTTATTTTTCTCCTGATTGCGGTGGGTATGGTTTATTTTTACCTGTAA
- a CDS encoding rhodanese-like domain-containing protein, whose translation MLVQQFFVKGIAHSSYILAGKETCAVIDPRRDTDIYLEAAKALGVKITHILETHLHADFISGHIDLEEATGAKIYAPKSGNCEFEHAGLSEGDSFEIEDMEVRVLETPGHTPEHISYVVSDSSRGSDPVALFCGDTLFVGDVGRPDLFPGKAEELASQLYDSLYSKLLSLPDSCEVYPAHGAGSLCGRSMGAKRSSTIGYERKYNYALQIPDREKFVEALTTSMPPAPDHFSRCSNVNREGPAKLGTLPQIRGIPPAEFFELAGRNDTLVLDTRCFEGFGGEHVPGSYSIDLGGNFGTFAGWLLPPERQVLLVSDSETHALEAVDWLHRVGLDNVLGYLEGGMFAWVTSGLPTAHVPQLSIPELHARSREAEPLVILDVRAPSEYESFHIEYALNIPVPELRTHYPELDPEHETVLICSTGHRSSMGCSILKQHGFERVYNAAGGMTGYNAAGYGPECPMCSLSWAGKSGRKET comes from the coding sequence ATGTTAGTACAGCAATTTTTTGTAAAAGGCATAGCGCACAGTTCTTACATCCTTGCCGGAAAAGAAACCTGTGCAGTTATTGACCCGCGCAGGGATACCGACATTTATCTCGAGGCTGCAAAGGCTCTCGGTGTGAAAATTACCCACATCCTGGAGACCCACCTGCATGCCGATTTTATCTCGGGGCATATTGATCTGGAAGAAGCTACCGGGGCAAAGATTTACGCCCCGAAATCCGGGAACTGTGAGTTTGAACACGCAGGGCTTTCCGAGGGGGACAGCTTCGAAATCGAGGACATGGAAGTCCGGGTGCTGGAAACTCCCGGGCATACGCCCGAACACATTTCCTACGTCGTTTCGGACAGTTCCAGGGGGTCTGACCCTGTGGCTCTCTTTTGCGGGGACACGCTATTCGTGGGGGACGTGGGCCGTCCCGACCTTTTTCCCGGGAAGGCGGAGGAACTTGCGTCCCAGCTTTACGACAGCCTCTATTCCAAACTGCTTTCCCTTCCCGATTCCTGTGAGGTCTACCCGGCCCACGGGGCAGGGTCGCTTTGCGGGAGGTCCATGGGGGCCAAACGTTCAAGCACCATCGGATATGAACGCAAGTACAACTACGCCCTGCAGATCCCTGACAGGGAGAAGTTTGTAGAGGCACTTACGACCTCCATGCCTCCTGCCCCGGACCATTTTTCCCGCTGCAGCAACGTGAACCGGGAAGGGCCGGCAAAGCTTGGCACCCTGCCCCAAATCAGGGGAATTCCTCCTGCAGAATTTTTTGAGCTTGCGGGAAGGAATGATACCCTTGTCCTTGACACCCGTTGTTTTGAGGGCTTCGGGGGGGAGCATGTGCCCGGCTCTTATAGCATCGACCTGGGAGGTAACTTCGGGACTTTTGCGGGCTGGCTTTTGCCCCCCGAGCGGCAGGTCCTGCTGGTCTCGGACAGCGAAACCCATGCCCTGGAAGCCGTGGATTGGCTGCACAGGGTCGGGCTTGATAACGTTCTCGGCTATCTGGAAGGCGGGATGTTTGCCTGGGTTACCTCGGGCCTGCCCACAGCTCATGTCCCGCAGCTCTCGATTCCCGAACTCCATGCCAGGTCCCGGGAGGCTGAACCGCTGGTAATTCTGGACGTCCGGGCCCCTTCCGAGTACGAAAGCTTCCACATCGAATATGCTCTTAACATCCCTGTCCCGGAACTTCGGACGCACTACCCCGAACTCGATCCTGAACACGAAACCGTACTCATCTGCAGCACAGGGCACAGGTCGAGTATGGGCTGTAGTATCCTGAAACAGCACGGGTTTGAGCGGGTTTACAATGCTGCGGGCGGGATGACCGGGTACAATGCTGCCGGTTACGGCCCCGAATGTCCCATGTGCTCCCTCTCCTGGGCAGGGAAATCCGGCAGGAAGGAAACCTGA
- a CDS encoding YeeE/YedE thiosulfate transporter family protein produces MDIFSMEQWSPYAVGIGIGVLSWFTFLLSDKPIGASTAYARTAGMLEKLLRGEKVGEMAYFKKFPPVVDWEGMLVAGIVLGSFLSAWLSGTFRLEWVPSTWAVSFGSSPLPRVLAALAGGFLIGFGSRWAGGCTSGHGISGTFQLTLSSWISAICFFIGGIITAFLLFSFGT; encoded by the coding sequence GTGGACATATTTTCCATGGAGCAGTGGTCTCCTTATGCGGTCGGTATCGGAATAGGAGTTTTGAGCTGGTTTACCTTCTTGCTTTCGGACAAACCCATCGGAGCCTCAACGGCGTATGCCAGGACAGCAGGGATGCTTGAGAAGCTTTTAAGGGGGGAAAAGGTCGGAGAGATGGCTTATTTCAAGAAGTTCCCGCCGGTTGTTGATTGGGAAGGGATGCTTGTTGCGGGCATAGTGCTCGGTTCTTTCCTTTCGGCCTGGCTCTCCGGGACTTTCCGGCTTGAGTGGGTCCCTTCAACCTGGGCTGTCAGTTTCGGTTCCTCTCCCCTTCCCCGGGTGCTTGCTGCCCTTGCAGGCGGTTTTTTAATCGGCTTCGGGTCCCGCTGGGCCGGGGGCTGTACAAGCGGGCACGGAATTTCAGGGACGTTCCAGCTTACCCTGAGCAGCTGGATCTCGGCGATCTGCTTTTTCATAGGCGGCATTATAACGGCTTTTCTTCTCTTTAGCTTCGGGACATGA